In Pelodiscus sinensis isolate JC-2024 chromosome 19, ASM4963464v1, whole genome shotgun sequence, the DNA window CGCCTGGCAGCATGGAAAGGCTGGTCCTGCTTTAGTCCCAGGCTTCTGGGGCAGCTTTGATCGCAAAGCTACACGGCCCCTCCTGCCTCGGGAGGGGCCTTGCTCCGCTGGGCCCACTTGAAAGGGAGGATTCAGCCTGAAAAGGGCACCCATGGGGGGGGCCGAGGCTGGAGTCGGACCAGGCTGTTCCTGCCTCCAGGCCCCTACAGCACAGCAGGTGTATTCAGCCGCCTCCCAAGCGGGAGTGTCCACACGCTGCAGCCGGCCCCCAGCTAAGGGCCCAGGGGAGGCGGTGGCCAATCCTAGGGGCAGCAAGGAGGCAGGGCTGTCTGcagcccggggtgggggtgggagatttCCGCTGCCACATGCAGCACCGGGCCAGGGCCAAGCACAGGCTGGGGCGTGCACGGGAGGAGAAGCAGGCACAGGCATGGCAAGCCATGGGCCACGGTGGCCCAGGACAGccgcggggggagcggggggaacACATGAGAAGTGAGATATTTCACCAAGGACACCgattctcctcccttctccccgccccaccaaacacttaaccactagaccccacagccctcctggaGCCGGGGACAGCGCCCAGGGGTCCTGACTGGGCCAGGTTCTGATTTCCTGGACCTCTGCTAATGGCCCTTCTCCAAGGCTGCTGGAAAAGCAGCTCCGAGCCCCCTGACAAGGTGCCGACCTCAGGCTGCTGTCATGGCCCTGCCAGGGGGAGgcggcagcaggggacagagccaCTTGGGCAGAAGGCTGGGAGAGATCATAGTGTGACCCTGAggcttcccccagccagctctcggGCACCAGTtctaacccccccctccccggggcagcAGGGACTGAGCCCTTTGCTGACACGAGTTGCCAGGGTCTCAGCCACCCACGTTATTGTCACTGGCACTAACCGGGCCCTGGATCCCGTGAGTTCGCTCCATCGTGCACAAGGGGGGGCCGCGGCTCCGGCTCAGACTCGGACAGGGAGCACGGAGCCCTCACACAAATGCTACGGCAGTGGCTCCGTGTGCGCTCTGAACAGCCTGAGTCCCCGAGCCAGGGCGCGCTAGTGACCACACGGCAGGCAGGTGAAAGTCGTCAAACCGCCCGCCCGGCCTCCCTGCACCCCTGCCACAAGACATGCCGAGCACAAGCCTTGAGGCCTGGTCCCCAGGGCAAAATGCCACCAGCAAGCCGTCCTCTCTGCCGCTGTGCTGGCCACGGGACATGTGGCTGCCTGGGGTCGCTAGAGGCATTGGACTAGCCCCAGGAAGGAAGGGCTCCTTCCATCagctgttcccaccccagaggtggctgcattccagCGCCAGTGAAGGGCAGTCCCCGGCCCTCGGAGGCGTttcgttgggggggggggggggcggtgaccacACAGCGCTCGTCTCGGCAGCGGTTTCCCTTTGTGAGCGGCGGCCCCAGCCTCCAGGAATGAATCCCTCTAGCGCAGCCGCTCTCAGACTGTGGGGCGGGACCCCCTTTtaaggggggtgctgggggctggcCAAGCCCCCTGCCAAGAACCGAACCCTCAAGCTTTGGTGCCCCCAAAGACCAGCAGGGCTTGGGCTAGAGCTGATCCCCCCCCGGCGTCGGCCCctccctggggtggggccgcCATTTCTGCTGCCAGCGGGGACACGCGGTCCAGTGAGGTTTGAGAAACCCGCTCGATCTCCCGTCCTGGCAGCCGCGTaggcctctccccagggcagggagcttggCCGAGCTGGCTCCTGTCACTCAAGCGCGGGATTCCCAGGAGAACAGGGAATCTCTGAGGCCGGCAGGGGCCACCGGCTGCTCCGGGGGCTCAGAACGGCCCTTAGAAGGAGCGCGGGGGCTGGTGCAGAGGCACGTTTCCAAATACAGAGGCCctgcagatcccccccccccccccccgaccgtaGCTCGGCTCCGTTTTACAAGAGAAGAGGACACGGGGGTGACCCAGACATTGGCCACTCAGCCAGGGGCTTGTTCTGCCTCCTCCACATGCTGcacagggggcgggagggggtgcagTACAGAGCCCCGCTGGGGGGTAGCATTGCTGTGGCACTTGCCCTCGGAGCCCCGCTGAGAGGGGGCGCCGCACAGAcagtgagggtctgtctacactagccccccagttcgaactagggaggctaatgcaggcGTTCCAagctgcaaatcaagcccaggatttaaacatttttaaaattttgccatttttgaaatgtacaagtccggacaaactgcccgcgtctacacacggcagggacccggtatttcgaattcaagcccctaaatcgaactacctggcattcctcctgcaaggatatttaaatcctgggcttgatttgcaactttgaatgcctacattagccaccctaggggggctagtgtagacagaccctgagtccctgccccaaagagactAAGCTCGTCCTCCCCACTTCTCAGCTGGGGAACGGCGCCCAGAGAGACGCAGCCACGTGCCCTGGGGCGCACAGGGAGCCTGTGGCCGATTCATTAACCGCAAGACCGACTGGCCGCAGGTAGACCCATTCCCCATTTGGGCGGGGGTACAGCTGGGTAGTGCTacggcaggaaagcctcccctggAAAGTTCACTTGtgctggtgggtgggggggatACTGAGGACCGCTCGGTAGCAAATTGGTCAACTGCTCGTTGCCAGAGCTAAACAGTTTTAAAAGGAGCTAACAGATAGGAACGGTCCCAGGGACAACGTGAACGgccaccaggctggagcaggccagggctgcctgtAGCCTCGGCGCCCGTCTCGGGAGCCAGCACCACGGACAATACAAGACTTGCACAGGAGCCAGAAGTGAGGGGATCAGCCCCCACGAGTGAGGGGCTGGTTTTAGCCTGAGGTTTTCTATCCCATCCAAAGCTACTAGCGATTCTAACTCTGGTTCCTTCGGTTACCCACGGAAACGGCCGGTCTTTGACTCTACTACGTTCTTTCTGTCCggtggcagggagttccgccGTCTAATGCTACGCGCGGTGTGAAAAAGTATTTAATTCCTTCCTAATTGGCGATGCCTGTCTCCCTGGTTTCTGGCTGTGAGACAGGGAGACCAGAGATACCTTCTCTAGCCCAGCCACTCGCTCGTATGTTTACCGCGACTTCTCGTGTGGGCCTCCCCCCCAAGGGAGCCAATTCagttcttccccctctccccccaagcgAGAGATTTGTTTCCCAGGCCCCTAGCTAGTGCTACAACGTGCCAGCGCTTCTTTCCTGGGGAAAGTAGTTGTTGAGGTTGCCATGGTGATGTCATTCACGAGCcaatgggaggggaggcaggggcctCACCACGGTGAGCGGTCCACGCATGGATCTCCGTGAAGCAGCGTGCAGATCGGAGATGCCCCATTCTAGCAAACAAGCCGCCGCCCCACCCCGAAGCAGTGGGTTTAAATAGCTACTGGAAGAGGTTTGAGAGCCCAAGGGCACAGGGCAGGAAAGTCCAGTGGTCACAGCACCAGCCTGCTCTGCTAGACACCTGCTGAGCCATTCCGGGCCTCCCCTTGCCCAGCTGGCAGCGGGTACAACAGCCTCCCGCAGCGTGGGGGGTGCCCTGATGCCCGGTGACACCAGGGTTCGGACTCCACAGCAGGGAAGAACAGGTTCTTGGCACGGGCAGACCAGGGCAGAACCCAACCCAGCGCTGGCAGCTGAAGGGCCGATCAGCCCCCCGAGTGAGGGACGGGCCTGGGCTCTCCAGCTCCCAGAGCCTTCGAATTGGTGCTGTGTCTTTCTGAGAGACGCGAGCTCACCCCAGGAGGCAGGGATCATGGGAAAATtctccagcccccccaacccaggAGGGCCAGCCGGCCCCTCCTGGCCTTGTAACATACTAGAGTGTTAAATCGCAGTTAATTGAATAGCCGaggaacctcatgaattcttctcGGTTAGACGACTATTCTATAggacccaggggcggggctggcagccggtgccctccagccccactcccagggagccccctgccactctgtgctgctgcctctgtatcagagacgcagggggccaagtgggagctggtctgcaaggggagccagtttaaaaaccagctcccctcgcagaccagctgcctgttgcccctgatacagaggcagcagcgtgtagCGGCGGCAGCCCGTCTGGGGGAGGGTCTGTgttcctggacccagcgtgagccggaactgagccgggtGCCTGCCCGCCTCTTGAAATGCAgtcacagcgggggtaggtcgcggacccgtcgcaagccaggactggccagcctgctaaaacatttactgggGGGGGATGCGTGAAGTCtagagcattaacctataagctttcgCATTGGTTAATCGTCTccactattgcatccctaaaACGTACCCAGCTACGTAGGAGGGTGTGTCCCCCAAACCTGACCCGGGGCTCTCAGGCTCTGGAACGGGGGATATTGGCCCCTGCTGTGCCAAGGCACCGGGATCGGCAGCCTGCCAGTGTGGGTCTCACCCCGGGCGTTACCAGGGCTCTTGCTACCTGGGGTGCTGCTTACGCAGCTCCCCCTGaaggcagcagccctggggcGGGCAGAGGCCACTGTGCGCCTGGCACAGGACAGCTCAGCCGTGCCCACTGCCCTCTGGCTCTGTTGCAGCTGGCCCAGAAGTACGACCTCCAGCGGGAGCAGGAGCTGCGGGAGTGGATCGAGGACATGACAGGGGAGCACATTGGAGCCAACTTCATGGAGAGGCTGAAGGACGGCGTCATCCTGTGCAAGTgaggagcctggggggagggggaataagaGACCCCACAGCAGCACTCTGCAAGACTCGGGGGTAGCCTGGGAGCGTGGCCCGATTCCAGCTGCAGCCCAATATCTACCTCCCCGCccatcccccccagcactggccggCTAAGCCCTCCCACGAGAGTGGGCCCAGGGAACCTGcctgctgcaggaggggctccCCCGGCCTCTGTGCCAGCTGGGGCACTGTGCCGCTGGAGGGCCCCAAGCACAAACGTGCGTTCCCTACAGCCATGGTACGTCCTGCCCGACGTGGGGCCCGACCGgcctgcggggccctgggcagcagctcCTGCGTCCCGCCCCAGCGCCGTATGAGACAAAACCCAGACTCGGGCCCTTTCCTTTCAGGCTCATCAACAAACTCCAGCCTGGCTCCGTGAAGAAGGTGAACGAGTCCACCCAGAACTGGCACCAGGTGAAGGCTCCCCCCGGGCTCTCTAACGCGACGAACTTCGGCAGCAAAGAGACCCTGGGCCGTGGGGCCTGGCTTAGGGCTCCCCCTAGACAGCAAGTCCACAAGCCAGGATCCGGGCTGGGTTTTCAGGCTCCCCAAGGCCCCAGGGTGCTGGGAGACGCCCCAGGGAAGAGAGGAAGTGGCAGTGCAGCCTTGCTTGGCTGGagcgggggggcctggccccgACCAAGCTGCCCTCAGTGCtcacctccatccccagcccttGCCCGCACGCAGTTTCGAGGGCAAAGCACAGAGGGAAGCAGGGCCCCTCTCCGCTCTGGGGAGACACCAGGAGCCCTGCGTGGAGAGCTGGGCAGCTCAGCGGGCCAGTTGGGCCCTGGGTTGGGCCCTTTCCGTCCTGCGGCAATCCTGGGAGAAATCCCCCATCCCGCTGCTGGGGAAGGCGTCGGGTGCTGGGCCCAGGCGGGAGCAGCGGGGACCCCCGGGCCGCTCCTTAACCCCCTGCCGGTCTGCACCAGCTCGAGAACATCGGAAACTTCATCGCGGCCATCAAGAAGTACGGCGTGAAGCAGCACGACATTTTCGAAGCCAACGACCTCTTTGAGAACACGAACCACACCCAGGTGCAGTCCACTCTGATCGCCCTGGCGAGCCAGGTGAGGGCAGGGATGCCAGAGGGGGTCCGggatgggggaggtgcagggcacAGACGCTGCAGGCGACGGGCATCCTTCCAGCCTCCTGCTCCATGGGCATTGATCAGAACCAGCCCTGGCCGCTGCCCACGCTCCATGCCCGACCCACACCAGAATGAGCACCTGGTCTGCGGATCGGCTCCACGCCGGGGCCAGACAGGGCTGCTCACATGGTACAGAACCTGTTTTGGGTTGAAGAGAACTCGCTGCACAGCAGCCTCCAGGCTGGGGTCCCCACGTCCCTCAAGGGTGTGACATGCCAGGAAAGGGTGCAGGGCTGCCCCACGAGGAGCTCTCTGTGGGCAGGGAGGCATGTCCTCCTGGGCTGGAGGGATGGGTGGGACTGCGCACACACCCCCAAGAACACACAGGTTAATGCTTGAAGTCATCTTCCTCCCATCCCCTGGGCAAGGGCTCCGCCAAAGCCGGTGGTGCACGGGGAAGAGGAGGTCAGCAGTGCCTGGTGCAACAAGAGCTAGAGATGGGGGGCATAGGGGGGGAGACGGGCTGGGCTGCAGctttgggcagggcagggagaactACCCCTGCAGCCACGCTCACCTGAGGCCTTTGTTCCCGCTCCCCCCACAGGCCAAGACAAAAGGCAACAAAGTGAACGTGGGTGTAAAATACGCGGAGAAGCACCAGCGCCGGTTCCAGCCCGAGAAGCTGATCGAAGGACGGAACGTTATCGGGCTGCAGGTCTGTGACTCCCAGACAGCCCCACGAGCAGGGGGCCAGAGATCTGGTCCCAGCACCATCCCAGGGCCCAGAGGAAACCAaacaccagccccagggcaggccgCTTGGAGCCTTGCACAGCTGGGAGGAAGTCCCACTGCTGAGACTTCTCAGCAGCTCAGAGCCTGCTGGTGTGTGGGCAGGACTCAGCCATGCAGGGGAGCCAGCAAGTCACCCCAGCCCCCATCAGGAGGTGCCCACTTGAACCCATGGGCCCTTTGCTGCCACCTTAGCTGGGGCTTCTCCCCCCGTTTGGATCCGCACCGGGGCTGTCTCAGAGCCGAAAGGAGAAACCTTGGGAGCTCGGGGCAGTTTGACTACACCTGGGAGCCGGCAAGGCCTCCTCCCGCTCCCCTTGGGGACAGCTCTGTGCATGGCATGGTGCCGACCCCCGGGGCAGCACCTCCCGCCGAGAGCAGGACACGTGGTCTCGCCCCAGCCAGCATTAACCCACTCACGCGGTTTGACTCTGCTTCCCCTTCCAGATGGGCACCAACAAGTTTGCCAGCCAGCAGGGCATGACGGCATATGGCACCCGCCGGCACCTCTACGACCCCAAACTGGGCACAGACCAGCCCCTGGACCAAGCCACTATCAGTCTACAAATGGGCACCAACAAGGGAGCCAGCCAGGTAAGAGACACAagccagggaaggggtgcaggagcggggctTAGCACGAGCCTGCTGCCATTTCCAGGAGGGGGAACTGGCCTCAAGATCTCATTTCCTGGCCTTCCAGACCTCACCCTCGGgaccccccttctctccctgcaggCGGGCATGACGGCCCCCGGGACCAAGCGGCAGATCTTCGAGCCCACGCTGGGCATGGAGCACTGCGACAGCCTCACCGTCTCCCTGCAGATGGGCAGCAACAAGGGCGCCTCGCAGCAGGGCATGACTGTGTACGGGCTGCCGCGCCAGGTCTACGACCCCAAGTACTGCCTCCAGCCCAGCTACCCCATGGTCGGCGAGGAGTACAACCACAGCGAACACAACTTCTACAACTCCGAGTGAGGGGCCGGGCGCAGGCCAAGGCACGGACTGAACAGAGACGCACACGGCCGTGGCGCTAGAAGCAGCTTTTTTCTAAAACAACAAACCAAACCAGCAAGGGATTACTTTAAAAAGAGGAATGAGGGGAAAACCCGCGTGCTCCCCGCAACGCCAACCAGCTCCCAGAGGGTCCCACGCCAGCTCCCCCAGACCCCCGTCACAGACCCCCCTCCTTTACTGAAGTTGCTTTTAAATGTGTAGTCAAACAGTTGCCAATGCACTGAGGTAGAGCAAAGCCCAGGACGCAACACCGCCGACCAATGACAGTaatttgggggaggagaggagggaggataTACGTGAAAAGCCATAAACATTAGTGATTTTTCACCATTATCACCAGTGTCTGGGCTCTGACACACTCatgcccttccccctgccctacCATACAGGCGCTGGCGTGCTCTAGAAACGTTGCCTCCCCCAACCCGTTCCCTAAAGGAAGGGGAACAAGCCGCCCCAGGACACATCCGTTCCGCACTAAAGTCGcggacgcttgtaggaactgatgtgttctAAGCCctccattccccgctcttaagtcacgcaaccccccccccccaatttatgcaaatggaagtcagccctAGGAAACAAATTCCCCTCTTTAAGTTGCTTTGCTGCAAGCCCAAGTGTTTTGGGATGcatcttggacttacagcgaggATGGCCTGTAAAATGAACCGGCCCGCAGGGACATGCACTGCTGAGGGCTGAGCACACCTTAGGTCCAGTGTACTTCCTGCTTGCCTGCCCCGGTAGTCCCCCGctccctttccccactgctctccGTGCCATCCCAGGTGcgcgttccctgtaagccgagcgcttgggcagctgcccgggagcAATttaaatgccgcccagctgattagcagagcgcccacagccggcagcctgtgtttctactggtggtgcacatccacacatgcctcggtgcacataaaatgtattctgcacatggctggaaaacattagagggaacgttggttAACACTCCTGGCACCAGAGGCCTGAGCACAGCAggcacaggggaggggggggaccagCAGTACAGAAGGTGACCGTGTTTTGAGTttaaactgctccccaccccagcctcaggcAAAGGGTCTCCTGCCCCTTTCTTAAGTGCCTGCTACCGCCAGGACAGCACCCTCTGCTACCGAGCGTGTGTGAGCAGGTTTTCCAGCCGCGTGTCCGAGTGCGAAATGGAGCTCCTGGCTAGGAGCCTGCCCATCCACCTCTGCTAGTGCCCATGCTGGGATGAATATTTTGGTGCAAATTAACCTATGGGGAAAAAGAAGAATGTGAACTACTGAAGCCACTGCGTTTCCTGCAAGCCAGGCTGCCTTTAAAAGCCCAGGAATAGGTCCCCATTCTGCATGCTGGCAAACTGAACACTTTCTTTTCAACTCCAGATCAAGTGATTTATAAACGGCTGCTCCAGCCGATTGTAATGTTCTGCTGACGAgcactttttaatctctcactgTGGCACAATAAaacgaggaaaaaaaaaatctctcctctAACCCTGTTCCTAAGCTTACGTAAGAGCTTCCGGGCCACATGTCTCCGCTGGGGAAGCCTGTGTCTACCAGGGAAGGTCAACACGAAAGCTACTCAACTGCACAAAGCCAGTCCCATCCAAACCCTTTGCCCTCCAGTGGTTTGTGGCACAACCGCTTTTTCTATGCGCCGCTCGTGTGTGACGGGAACGGTCTTAGGCACCTGCCTACCCCGGCATCCCGTACTATTTGAGCATCTAACATTAAACCTCAACAGTTCTCCCATTTTAGAGAAGGGGGGATGGAGGCAAATTAAAACgggcctgcccggggccacagaGGGAGGTTGTGGTGGAGCAGGACCTCCCCCATCTCTCTGCCCGGCCTCCTAGCCACAGGGCTGCccttctacaggcagtccccgacttacgaacgggttacgttccgaacacctggtcgtaactcgatttggtcgtaagttggaaatacccttaaaccCGCTGCCCgaaaaacttgacgtacatggttctcaactcgaaaaATATTATAACGGGGTGAATGGGAGGCTGGGCGTAAGTACAGATGGtcgtaagtcggggagtggctggATACAGAAAGGGCTGGTGAGCCACAGAGAGAAATACGAcctgtctcccctcccagagGCTGATTTCTAGCGCCCCTGGGGATTCAGGAGTGCCGACGAGGCACTCTGCCTGCAGAGGTCCAGTCCCGCAGCTTTAACAGAGGGGCTGCAGAGAGAGCACTGACAGCTAGACAGACCTCCCCCCGACTCCGAGGACGCCTgggtccacactagggatgttaaatatcaattaactgaacagtcgagtaacctcaccaattcttatcagttagtcgactattcgatagtccccaccAAGGCCCAATAGCCAGCGCACCCCAGCCTTACTCTAGAGCAGCCCCCGTCACtctgcgctactgcctctgtatcaggcagcagcacagggtggcaggtgggagctggttcacgagggaagccagtttaaaaaccagctcctcttgcggaccggctgcctgtcaccccgtgctgctacctctgataaagagacagcagTCCCAGTCTGGgagaccgggggggagggggggacgacTGAGCTCTcggacctggtgcgagctggaactgagtcaAGCTGGCTGCTCACCTgggtcctaatacactttaaatgcagagctgcagcggggtaggacccagacccagcgtgagccaggactgagctgggctgctggccagcttgctaaaaaatgtactagtggggggaagaaggaagtGGGTGTAgtatatagcattaacctataagcttttgcttactggttaatcgacTCCACTGTTCCAGCCTTAGTCGACACAGGCTAGTTGGCCACGTCTGATCAGGCTAAAGGTGATCAGAGCGTGTTTTAAGTGCTCTGAAGAGAAGTCTTCTCTAAATGCTTGTCATTTTCCAGCACCCGTCAATCCGGCTCTCTAGGTGGGCCCGGCCAGATGGACtgattctccccctctcccctggctggcagggaagGGACACTGACCCCACTAAGAGGGGAGACACGGAAACACGGATATGAAGCGGCGCGCCAAAGCTCACATTAGTCGTGGAGCCGGTTTTCTGAAAGCCTCGCCGGTCGGCCGCAGCCGCCTTCCCTCTCCTGACCCTGTTCACAAATCCTGGTCGGTTAGCACTGATCCACAACAGCATGGAGACCCGCCCACGGACACCGAgacccccccctcggcccttgcCCTTTGCAGGGCTCCAACTCCCATCCTCCAGCACACGCTTGCGGCACTTTAGCTCCGAGGAGGCAGCCCGCTGGGCGAGTGGCCACCAGAGGGCGATGAGCGCACACAGGCAGCCCCACTCGCTTACACTGAGCCATGTTCTGATCAGacacctgctccccctcccaagtCCTGCAGCCCTCAGAGCACAAGCCAGGCGCTGCCCAGTGCCACCGAGGCAATGCAGGGACGGGCCTTCCCTCGCTCTTCAGGTGACAAGTGAGGGCTTGCAATCATGGTCCCGACATGCCCTGCAACAGGCCCTGGTAAAACGCAAGCGAGAAAGCCGGTCGCTCTGCTCAGTCTTCTTGGTGGGTGCTCCCATGAAGGTCTGCAAAGGCCAGGCCAAACGGCACGCGTGCCATGGAGGAGCGGGGTGACACCGCCGCGGGCTGGGAGCGGGGAGAGACACACCCAGACTGCTTCCCGTTTCCATCTGCAACAGACACATGGGGCGTGGGAAGGAAGAGGCTGCACGCGGAATCGGTGCTCCAGGTCTGAAACCCCCCGGCAGAGAACTGCCCCTCAGCCGCCACGCTAGGCCAACAAACCCCCCGGTGGACACGGCTTCTATCGATAGCATTGGGGAGGTTGGGTTCCCACCCCACAGAGCTACTTCTGGCAGCGCAGGCTGTGTCTGCTCAGGGCCATGGGGGCCCAGGTTCTGTcccactgtggggcaggggaggtgacctactgaggtcccttccggttccaCATGGCTAGGATTCGGGGCCTCAGCTACAGAGCCTGAGAAGGGAACATCAAGGAGCAAGGGAGACCACTTAAGGCAAGCGCTAGgtcagctcctcctgccccagggaacGCAGCCTCT includes these proteins:
- the CNN1 gene encoding calponin-1, which produces MGRAPPRPCGGGRAREQKVLKSCRERQDAAEGQRAPSGSHLQQGRMSSAHFNRGPAYGLSAEVKNKLAQKYDLQREQELREWIEDMTGEHIGANFMERLKDGVILCKLINKLQPGSVKKVNESTQNWHQLENIGNFIAAIKKYGVKQHDIFEANDLFENTNHTQVQSTLIALASQAKTKGNKVNVGVKYAEKHQRRFQPEKLIEGRNVIGLQMGTNKFASQQGMTAYGTRRHLYDPKLGTDQPLDQATISLQMGTNKGASQAGMTAPGTKRQIFEPTLGMEHCDSLTVSLQMGSNKGASQQGMTVYGLPRQVYDPKYCLQPSYPMVGEEYNHSEHNFYNSE